A stretch of Brassica napus cultivar Da-Ae unplaced genomic scaffold, Da-Ae ScsIHWf_1255;HRSCAF=1790, whole genome shotgun sequence DNA encodes these proteins:
- the LOC106443074 gene encoding probable trehalose-phosphate phosphatase I isoform X1, which produces MVSFVMEKPNRMSESQNVVVSEAARSIIPNNSSAPPGFISISKKKLLKNLEIINDGERINAWVDSMRASSPTHPKSLPSSISSEQQLSSWIMQHPSALEMFEKITEASGGKQIVIFLDYDGTLSPIVDDPDRAFMSSKMRRTVKKLAKCFPTAIVTGRCLDKVYSFVKLAELYYAGSHGMDIKGPAKGFSRHKRVKQSLLYQPASDYLPMIDEVYRQLLEKTKSTPGVIVENNKFCASVHFRCVDEKKWSELVLQVRSVLKEYPRLKLNQGRKVFEIRPMIEWDKGKALEFLLESLGFGNSNNVFPVYIGDDRTDEDAFKLLRDRGEGCGVLVSKFPKDTDASYYLQDPSEVMNFLQRLVAWKQMQPRV; this is translated from the exons ATGG TGAGTTTTGTCATGGAGAAACCAAACAGGATGTCAGAGAGTCAAAACGTTGTCGTCTCAGAGGCGGCAAGGTCTATCATCCCCAACAACTCTTCGGCTCCTCCTGGTTTCATCTCAATCTCCAAGAAAAAGCTTCTCAAGAACCTAGAAATCATCAATGATGGCGAAAGAATCAACGCTTGGGTAGATTCAATGCGAGCTTCTTCTCCTACTCATCCAAAATCACTCCCTTCTTCCATCTCCTCAGAGCAACAACTCAGTTCATGGATC ATGCAGCATCCTTCTGCATTAGAAATGTTTGAGAAAATCACAGAAGCTTCGGGAGGGAAACAAATCGTAATATTTCTAGATTATGACGGTACTCTCTCTCCCATCGTTGATGATCCAGACAGAGCTTTCATGTCAAGCAAG ATGAGAAGAACAGTAAAAAAACTGGCTAAGTGTTTTCCAACTGCTATAGTTACTGGTAGATGCCTAGACAag GTGTATAGCTTTGTCAAGCTAGCTGAGCTGTATTATGCTGGCAGCCATGGCATGGACATTAAAGGGCCGGCAAAAGGCTTCTCCAGACACAAGAGG GTTAAACAGTCTCTTCTGTACCAACCAGCCAGTGATTATCTTCCCATGATCGATGAA GTCTATAGACAACTTTTGGAGAAAACCAAATCAACTCCTGGAGTCATAGTAGAAAACAACAAGTTCTGTGCTTCTGTGCATTTTCGTTGCGTCGATGAGAAG AAATGGAGCGAACTGGTTCTACAGGTTCGGTCGGTATTAAAGGAATACCCTAGGCTTAAACTGAACCAAGGTCGAAAG GTTTTCGAAATACGTCCTATGATTGAATGGGATAAAGGAAAAGCTCTTGAGTTCTTGTTAGAGTCACTTG GGTTTGGAAACTCTAACAACGTTTTCCCAGTTTACATCGGTGATGACCGGACCGACGAAGATGCATTTAAG CTGCTACGAGACAGAGGTGAAGGCTGTGGCGTTCTTGTCTCCAAATTCCCCAAAGATACGGATGCTTCATATTATTTGCAAGATCCGTCCGAG GTGATGAATTTCTTGCAACGATTGGTGGCGTGGAAACAAATGCAGCCAAGAGTGTGA
- the LOC106441415 gene encoding inactive TPR repeat-containing thioredoxin TTL3-like translates to MAESQVKKRWRCGLLGLVGRCGLRSKRSTATNGSHKSTMSSSNASTACTPNIQFTKSPGIELNAKKLQEHKVSPEPIQLPDQTQRPISNPSPNQNPNNQHLDNNGNQQESNNLEPVQQQARKVPKEAIGLSGELESMIIDNQKAKGINGSMVRASSGNVMLFGNLGNLKQPGTAAVGNQTNVQNKEERQTSSVAPTSVSDNQEQSGTLCREVSTRMDPETLKTMGNEDYKNGNYVEALALYDAAIAIDPKKAAYRSNKSAALAALGRILEAVFECKEAIRLEPHYHKAQHRLAYLYLRLGEVENSIYHFKHSGPEADQEDVLKAKTVQTLLNKCTEAKRLRDWNTLIKETENTIGSGADAAPHVYALQAEAFLKSLRHQEADDAMSRCPVLDVEMSTKYYGPISSAGFLVVWAQVHMSSGRFGEAVEAIQRANKLDGNNREVSMVLRRAQAVMAARSKGNDYFKAGRFQEASAAYGEGLDHDSRNSVLLCNRAACLSKMSKFDRAVEDCTAALTVRPAYTKARLRRADCNAKLGNWESAIRDYEILSKETPEDEEVIRGLSEAQEQLVKCQGHREMDQEVTE, encoded by the exons ATGGCAGAGAGTCAGGTGAAGAAAAGGTGGCGTTGTGGATTGTTGGGTCTTGTTGGTAGATGTGGCTTAAGGTCCAAGAGATCTACAGCTACAAATGGTAGTCATAAAAGCACAATGAGCAGCAGCAACGCCTCCACAGCCTGCACCCCTAATATTCAGTTCACTAAATCTCCAGGTATTGAATTAAACGCCAAGAAGCTTCAAGAACACAAAGTTTCACCTGAGCCGATCCAGTTACCGGATCAGACACAAAGACCTATTTCAAACCCCTCACCcaatcaaaaccctaataaccAACATTTAGACAATAACGGGAATCAACAAGAGAGTAACAATCTGGAGCCGGTCCAACAACAAGCGAGGAAGGTTCCAAAGGAAGCTATCGGTTTATCCGGTGAGCTAGAGAGTATGATCATAGACAACCAGAAAGCCAAAGGGATTAATGGCTCTATGGTTCGAGCATCTTCAGGCAATGTGATGTTGTTTGGCAATCTTGGGAACTTGAAGCAGCCTGGCACAGCAGCGGTTGGGAACCAAACCAATgttcaaaacaaagaagaaagacaAACATCATCAGTTGCACCAACATCGGTTTCAGATAACCAAGAACAGTCAGGAACTTTGTGTAGGGAGGTATCCACACGAATGGATCCAGAAACGTTAAAGACAATGGGAAACGAAGATTACAAGAACGGGAACTATGTAGAGGCCTTAGCATTGTATGATGCTGCTATAGCCATCGATCCAAAGAAGGCTGCGTATCGTAGCAACAAAAGCGCTGCATTAGCAGCATTGGGGAGGATCCTTGAAGCAGTGTTTGAATGTAAAGAAGCAATACGATTGGAGCCTCATTACCATAAAGCTCAACATCGGTTGGCTTACTTGTACCTCAG GTTAGGAGAGGTGGAGAACTCGATATATCATTTCAAGCATTCGGGTCCCGAAGCAGATCAAGAAGACGTTTTAAAGGCCAAGACGGTACAGACACTTCTCAACAAATGCACTGAAGCCAAAAGATTGCGTGATTGGAACACTCTTATCAAAGAAACGGAAAACACCATAGGTTCAGGAGCTGATGCAGCTCCTCATGTATATGCATTGCAAGCAGAAGCTTTTCTAAAGAGCTTAAGACATCAAGAGGCTGATGATGCTATGTCTAGATGTCCGGTTTTGGATGTGGAAATGAGCACAAAATATTACGGACCCATCAGTTCCGCTGGTTTCTTGGTCGTATGGGCTCAGGTTCATATGTCTTCCGGAAG ATTTGGAGAAGCGGTTGAGGCGATTCAACGAGCGAACAAGCTTGATGGGAATAACAGGGAAGTAAGCATGGTTCTCCGGCGTGCGCAGGCGGTTATGGCTGCGCGGTCTAAAGGCAACGATTACTTCAAAGCTGGACGGTTTCAAGAAGCTAGCGCAGCTTATGGTGAAGGGTTAGACCATGACTCGAGAAACTCAGTTTTGTTATGTAACCGAGCAGCATGTCTGTCCAAAATGAGCAAGTTCGATAGAGCGGTCGAGGATTGCACTGCAGCACTCACCGTCCGTCCTGCGTACACCAAGGCTCGACTGAGAAGAGCTGATTGTAACGCTAAG CTTGGGAATTGGGAATCGGCGATTAGAGACTACGAGATACTGAGTAAAGAGACACCGGAAGACGAGGAAGTGATCAGAGGATTGTCGGAGGCTCAAGAGCAGCTTGTGAAATGCCAAGGCCACCGTGAAATGGATCAGGAAGTCACTGAGTGA
- the LOC106384912 gene encoding short-chain dehydrogenase RED1-like: MENGDESPVVLITGCSQGGIGHALAREFSDKGCRVVATSRSRSTMTDLEQDPRLFVQELDVQSEQSVSKVMSNVIDKFGQIDVLVNNAGVQCVGPLAEIPMSAVENTFNTNVFGSMRMTQAVVPHMVSKKKGKIVNVGSITVMAPGPWAGVYTATKAAIHALTDTLRLELGPFGIDVINVVPGGIRTNIANSAVATFNKMPELKLFKPYEEAIRERAFISQRMKPTPAETFAKDTVAAVLKKNPPAWFSSGRYSTLMAIMYHMPLWFKDFVQKKALMKKD; encoded by the exons atggaaaacggCGACGAGAGCCCGGTGGTTCTGATAACGGGATGCTCGCAAGGAGGAATCGGCCACGCGCTGGCACGTGAGTTCTCAGATAAGGGATGTCGAGTGGTGGCGACGAGCCGTTCGCGGAGTACGATGACGGATCTGGAGCAGGATCCGAGGTTGTTCGTGCAGGAGCTCGATGTGCAATCGGAGCAGAGCGTGAGCAAAGTCATGTCGAACGTTATCGATAAGTTCGGACAGATCGACGTTCTTGTCAACAACGCAGGCGTTCAGTGCGTTGGACCTCTTGCGGAGATCCCAATGTCCGCCGTGGAGAATACATTCAACACCAATGTTTTCG GTTCCATGAGGATGACTCAAGCAGTTGTACCTCACATGGTGTCTAAGAAGAAGGGAAAGATTGTCAACGTTGGGAGTATCACTGTTATGGCACCAGGTCCATGGGCAGGTGTCTATACAGCTACCAAAGCTGCTATCCATGCTCTTACCGACACACTCAG GTTGGAGCTCGGCCCCTTTGGCATTGATGTAATCAATGTTGTGCCAGGAGGAATACGAACGAACATAGCAAACTCAGCTGTAGCAACCTTCAACAAGATGCCAGAGCTGAAACTATTCAAGCCTTACGAAGAAGCTATCAGAGAGAGGGCCTTTATATCACAGAGGATGAAGCCAACTCCTGCAGAAACATTCGCTAAAGACACCGTAGCTGCAGTGCTAAAGAAGAACCCACCTGCTTGGTTCTCTTCCGGCAGATACTCAACTCTCATGGCAATCATGTACCATATGCCCCTCTGGTTCAAAGATTTTGTCCAGAAGAAGGCTTTAATGAAAAAGGACTAG
- the LOC106443074 gene encoding probable trehalose-phosphate phosphatase I isoform X2 produces MVSFVMEKPNRMSESQNVVVSEAARSIIPNNSSAPPGFISISKKKLLKNLEIINDGERINAWVDSMRASSPTHPKSLPSSISSEQQLSSWIMQHPSALEMFEKITEASGGKQIVIFLDYDGTLSPIVDDPDRAFMSSKMRRTVKKLAKCFPTAIVTGRCLDKVYSFVKLAELYYAGSHGMDIKGPAKGFSRHKRVKQSLLYQPASDYLPMIDEVYRQLLEKTKSTPGVIVENNKFCASVHFRCVDEKKWSELVLQVRSVLKEYPRLKLNQGRKVFEIRPMIEWDKGKALEFLLESLGFGNSNNVFPVYIGDDRTDEDAFKLLRDRGEGCGVLVSKFPKDTDASYYLQDPSEASDEFLATIGGVETNAAKSVKRMNV; encoded by the exons ATGG TGAGTTTTGTCATGGAGAAACCAAACAGGATGTCAGAGAGTCAAAACGTTGTCGTCTCAGAGGCGGCAAGGTCTATCATCCCCAACAACTCTTCGGCTCCTCCTGGTTTCATCTCAATCTCCAAGAAAAAGCTTCTCAAGAACCTAGAAATCATCAATGATGGCGAAAGAATCAACGCTTGGGTAGATTCAATGCGAGCTTCTTCTCCTACTCATCCAAAATCACTCCCTTCTTCCATCTCCTCAGAGCAACAACTCAGTTCATGGATC ATGCAGCATCCTTCTGCATTAGAAATGTTTGAGAAAATCACAGAAGCTTCGGGAGGGAAACAAATCGTAATATTTCTAGATTATGACGGTACTCTCTCTCCCATCGTTGATGATCCAGACAGAGCTTTCATGTCAAGCAAG ATGAGAAGAACAGTAAAAAAACTGGCTAAGTGTTTTCCAACTGCTATAGTTACTGGTAGATGCCTAGACAag GTGTATAGCTTTGTCAAGCTAGCTGAGCTGTATTATGCTGGCAGCCATGGCATGGACATTAAAGGGCCGGCAAAAGGCTTCTCCAGACACAAGAGG GTTAAACAGTCTCTTCTGTACCAACCAGCCAGTGATTATCTTCCCATGATCGATGAA GTCTATAGACAACTTTTGGAGAAAACCAAATCAACTCCTGGAGTCATAGTAGAAAACAACAAGTTCTGTGCTTCTGTGCATTTTCGTTGCGTCGATGAGAAG AAATGGAGCGAACTGGTTCTACAGGTTCGGTCGGTATTAAAGGAATACCCTAGGCTTAAACTGAACCAAGGTCGAAAG GTTTTCGAAATACGTCCTATGATTGAATGGGATAAAGGAAAAGCTCTTGAGTTCTTGTTAGAGTCACTTG GGTTTGGAAACTCTAACAACGTTTTCCCAGTTTACATCGGTGATGACCGGACCGACGAAGATGCATTTAAG CTGCTACGAGACAGAGGTGAAGGCTGTGGCGTTCTTGTCTCCAAATTCCCCAAAGATACGGATGCTTCATATTATTTGCAAGATCCGTCCGAGGCAA GTGATGAATTTCTTGCAACGATTGGTGGCGTGGAAACAAATGCAGCCAAGAGTGTGAAGAGGATGAATGTATAA
- the LOC106430442 gene encoding regulation of nuclear pre-mRNA domain-containing protein 1A-like: MSTVFSEEILIDKLAKLNSTQQSIETLSHWCIFNRVKAELIVTTWEKQFHSTEMAQKVPLLYLANDILQNSKRQGNEFVQEFWNVLPKAVKDIVSQGDDRGKGVVSRLVKIWEDRRVFGSRSKNLRDVMLGEDCPLPLDVSKKRPRGSKSSKRDRDSKSSRTKLSSGGGVAEKIASAYHLVVAENSNEEAEMSKCKSAVKRIRKMEKDVEEACSTAKDNPKRESLAKELEEEEYLLRQCIEKLKSVQGSRTSLVNQLKDALREQESELENLEAQIQVAQEQTEEAQNMQKRLKDEDYAPKPTTVAPGSVSTDNNGQSSKMTPASIAAMLTASTSSHMIMQSVLSSFAAEATKTSGLSKSESTVPVSYNNSQNQTPATQGQGQGQYHVIPNPAPPQPQPQFMNPPVMNNPYGFGNIPLMPPGLPPPPPPPHMIGNQQPQSNSAQQQQQPPQQGTFQPSGIMYYGAPHHS, translated from the exons ATGAGCACTGTATTCAGCGAAGAGATCCTCATCGATAAGCTCGCCAAGCTCAACAGCACTCAACAGTCCATCGAAA CTCTGTCGCATTGGTGTATATTCAACCGGGTGAAAGCTGAGCTGATAGTGACGACATGGGAGAAACAGTTTCACAGTACGGAGATGGCTCAGAAAGTGCCTCTTTTGTATTTGGCTAATGATATTCTTCAGAACAGTAAGCGTCAGGGGAATGAGTTCGTGCAAGAGTTTTGGAATGTTCTTCCTAAGGCTGTTAAAGATATTGTCTCTCAGGGTGATGATCGTGGCAAAGGCGTCGTCTCGCGTTTG GTGAAGATATGGGAAGATAGAAGAGTGTTTGGATCACGTTCGAAGAATCTTAGAGATGTGATGCTTGGAGAAGATTGTCCTCTGCCCCTTGATGTCAGCAAAAAGAGGCCTCGAGGATCTAAATCCTCAAAGAGGGACAGGGATTCAAAATCCTCCAGAACG AAACTATCAAGTGGAGGAGGTGTGGCTGAGAAGATAGCATCAGCTTATCACTTGGTTGTTGCGGAAAACTCGAATGAAGAAGCTGAGATGAGTAAATGCAAGTCTGCAGTTAAACGAATCAGGAAGATGGAGAAAGATGTTGAAGAAGCCTGCTCTACTG CCAAAGACAACCCAAAGAGAGAATCACTGGCTAAAGAATTGGAAGAGGAAGAATACCTTTTGAGACAATGCATTGAGAAGCTTAAATCTGTTCAAGGGAGTAGGACTTCCCTTGTCAACCAGCTTAAAGACGCACTACGCGAACAG GAATCTGAACTGGAGAATCTTGAAGCTCAGATTCAG gTGGCACAAGAACAAACAGAAGAAGCTCAAAACATGCAGAAACGCCTCAAGGATGAGGATTATGCACCAAAACCAACAACCGTTGCTCCAGGATCAGTCTCAACTGACAACAACGGCCAATCATCAAAAATGACGCCTGCTTCTATAGCTGCGATGCTCACAGCATCCACCTCGTCCCATATGATCATGCAATCTGTTCTCTCCTCATTCGCAGCTGAAGCAACAAAAACCTCCGGTCTATCCAAATCAGAGAGCACAGTTCCGGTTTCTTACAACAACTCCCAGAACCAGACACCCGCCACACAAGGTCAAGGTCAAGGTCAGTACCATGTGATCCCTAATCCAGCACCACCACAACCACAACCACAGTTCATGAATCCACCGGTAATGAACAATCCTTACGGCTTTGGTAACATTCCATTAATGCCACCTGGACTTCCGCCGCCTCCACCGCCACCGCATATGATAGGTAATCAACAGCCTCAGTCCAACTCagctcaacaacaacaacaacctccTCAACAAGGTACTTTTCAGCCATCTGGGATAATGTATTATGGAGCTCCACACCACTCTTAA